One region of Pseudobdellovibrionaceae bacterium genomic DNA includes:
- the def gene encoding peptide deformylase — protein sequence MILEILKFPDPRLREKSEPITEFGPELQQLASDMLETMYAEHGIGLAAPQVGVLKQMLVIDCRPKDENGQFVPEEMTELERQIGQPLVILNPRIVKKEGKTTYDEGCLSVPTFYDTVERALIVELEYETLKGETKRLRTDGLLAIVIQHEMDHLEGTLFIDRISFIKSNKIKNQIKKHGYPEKKKAELEVDDDKVPSRR from the coding sequence ATGATTCTGGAAATCCTGAAATTCCCCGATCCGCGTCTGCGCGAAAAGTCCGAACCCATCACCGAGTTCGGCCCCGAGCTGCAACAACTCGCCAGCGATATGCTGGAGACGATGTACGCCGAGCACGGCATCGGCCTCGCGGCCCCTCAGGTCGGCGTGCTGAAACAGATGCTCGTGATCGACTGCCGTCCTAAAGATGAAAACGGTCAGTTCGTTCCCGAAGAGATGACCGAGTTGGAGCGCCAGATCGGGCAGCCCCTCGTGATTTTGAATCCGCGCATCGTAAAGAAAGAGGGCAAGACCACCTACGACGAGGGCTGCCTGTCGGTGCCCACGTTCTACGACACGGTCGAGCGCGCGCTGATCGTGGAGCTCGAGTACGAAACCCTGAAGGGCGAAACGAAGCGTCTGCGGACCGATGGTCTGCTCGCGATCGTCATCCAGCACGAGATGGACCATCTTGAGGGAACGCTCTTCATCGACCGCATCAGCTTCATCAAATCGAACAAGATCAAAAATCAGATCAAGAAGCACGGCTATCCTGAAAAGAAAAAAGCGGAACTGGAAGTCGACGACGACAAAGTTCCTTCGCGGAGATAA
- the rpe gene encoding ribulose-phosphate 3-epimerase produces the protein MEKPLISPSILSADFANLEAEVKRLAESGADWVHVDVMDGNFVPNLTIGMGVVAALKKISPLPLDVHLMIDKPERYVEEFVKSGADIVTIHVEATDQVGPTLKRIRELGAKAGITLRPRTPLEAVLPYLDQVDLVLVMTVEPGFGGQKFMTDQVPKMDHLRAEIDRRGLKVWIEVDGGVSEATRDQCKSADVLVAGNAVFKYPGGIQAGIELLKIR, from the coding sequence ATCGAAAAGCCGCTCATCTCGCCCAGCATTCTGTCGGCGGACTTCGCGAACCTCGAAGCCGAGGTGAAACGTCTGGCCGAGTCGGGCGCGGACTGGGTCCATGTGGACGTCATGGACGGAAACTTCGTGCCCAACCTGACGATCGGCATGGGCGTCGTCGCGGCCTTGAAGAAAATCTCGCCGCTGCCGCTGGACGTTCACTTGATGATCGATAAGCCCGAACGTTACGTCGAAGAGTTCGTGAAGTCCGGCGCCGACATCGTCACCATTCACGTCGAAGCCACCGATCAGGTGGGGCCGACGCTGAAGCGGATTCGCGAACTGGGCGCCAAAGCGGGGATCACCTTGCGGCCGCGCACGCCTTTAGAAGCGGTGCTACCTTACCTGGATCAGGTGGATCTGGTGCTGGTCATGACCGTCGAGCCCGGTTTCGGCGGTCAGAAATTCATGACCGATCAGGTGCCGAAGATGGATCACCTCCGGGCAGAGATCGACCGTCGCGGTTTGAAAGTCTGGATCGAAGTGGACGGCGGCGTGAGTGAAGCCACGCGCGATCAGTGCAAGTCGGCCGACGTCCTGGTGGCCGGCAACGCGGTCTTCAAATATCCCGGCGGCATTCAGGCCGGGATCGAACTCCTTAAAATTCGTTAG
- a CDS encoding thioredoxin family protein, whose amino-acid sequence MALTYTPSPDLGQTCPDFNLPATDGRIYGKKDLAPGRPFLVMFICNHCPYVKAIEDRLITLGRDLQALNVPVVAISANDANRYAEDSFDSMKARAELKSYTFPYLYDENQSVAKSFGAVCTPDYFMYDGDGKLAYRGRLDDSWKEADKVTVRELYEAAKLLAAGQPAPVNQTPSMGCSIKWKE is encoded by the coding sequence ATGGCCCTGACTTATACGCCGTCCCCCGACTTGGGACAGACTTGTCCCGACTTCAACTTGCCCGCGACCGATGGCCGCATCTACGGCAAAAAAGATCTCGCGCCGGGACGGCCGTTTCTGGTCATGTTCATCTGCAATCATTGCCCCTACGTCAAAGCGATCGAGGATCGACTCATCACCCTGGGCCGCGATCTGCAGGCGCTGAACGTCCCGGTGGTCGCGATTTCGGCGAACGACGCCAACCGCTATGCGGAGGACTCGTTCGACAGCATGAAAGCGCGCGCCGAGCTGAAGAGCTACACTTTCCCTTACCTCTACGATGAAAACCAAAGCGTCGCGAAAAGTTTCGGCGCGGTCTGCACGCCGGACTATTTCATGTACGACGGCGACGGCAAACTCGCCTACCGCGGGCGTCTGGACGACTCGTGGAAAGAGGCCGACAAAGTCACCGTGCGCGAGCTGTATGAAGCCGCGAAACTTCTGGCGGCGGGCCAGCCCGCACCCGTGAATCAAACTCCGTCGATGGGCTGCTCCATCAAGTGGAAAGAGTAA
- a CDS encoding response regulator has product MALRVLLADESATIKKVIQLALQDFGVEVKSVPVGTDVLAVAKSFMPDIVFADVLLTKRNGYEVCADLKNDAELEVVPVVLMWSGFMELDQGKVLSSRVDRSLEKPFDADHLRNLVKELVPRLQANMISNYLQFPERPEFMDDQAGAYAEADQAAVEEAVAQDPFAHPDDGEEHEAEEFKHVPLPRRREPGTAAREFQSPREAGDEWSQADLAKFRVGTNGASDEIPLPEIDEDVNDSAVVWSSTGEEVSIHNFDRAGVADAKSGLTRTGKRQAPAVNEGSRSRISLGTSAGIPNLPESSSHDAHLNVPNLDYERAEQILREQSRDVLETIAWRILPDVVERVVREELQKLLKDSERLDEI; this is encoded by the coding sequence ATGGCGTTACGCGTCCTGTTGGCGGATGAAAGTGCGACGATCAAAAAAGTGATCCAGCTCGCGCTCCAAGATTTTGGAGTCGAGGTGAAATCCGTCCCGGTGGGCACCGACGTGCTGGCCGTCGCGAAAAGCTTCATGCCGGACATCGTTTTTGCCGACGTTCTGCTCACCAAACGCAACGGTTACGAGGTCTGCGCCGACCTGAAGAACGACGCCGAGCTTGAGGTCGTCCCCGTCGTTCTGATGTGGAGCGGCTTTATGGAGCTCGATCAGGGCAAAGTCCTTTCCAGCCGCGTCGATCGCAGCCTGGAAAAACCCTTCGACGCCGATCACCTGCGCAATCTGGTGAAAGAGCTCGTCCCCCGGCTGCAAGCCAACATGATCAGCAACTACCTGCAGTTCCCCGAGCGTCCCGAATTCATGGATGATCAGGCCGGAGCTTACGCTGAAGCCGATCAAGCCGCCGTCGAAGAGGCCGTCGCGCAAGATCCCTTCGCTCATCCGGACGACGGAGAAGAGCACGAGGCGGAAGAGTTCAAGCATGTGCCGCTGCCCCGCCGCCGCGAGCCCGGCACCGCCGCACGGGAGTTCCAATCGCCGCGCGAAGCGGGCGACGAATGGTCGCAGGCGGATCTCGCGAAATTCCGCGTGGGCACCAACGGCGCCTCGGATGAAATCCCGCTTCCCGAAATCGACGAGGACGTGAACGACTCGGCGGTCGTTTGGTCCTCGACCGGCGAAGAGGTTTCGATCCACAACTTCGACCGTGCCGGCGTCGCGGACGCGAAATCGGGACTGACCCGCACGGGCAAACGCCAAGCCCCTGCCGTGAATGAAGGCAGCCGCTCGCGCATCAGTCTGGGGACAAGTGCCGGCATCCCGAATCTGCCCGAATCTTCGTCTCACGACGCACACCTTAACGTTCCTAATCTCGACTACGAACGCGCCGAGCAGATCCTGCGCGAGCAATCGCGCGACGTACTGGAAACCATTGCCTGGCGCATCCTTCCGGACGTTGTCGAGCGCGTTGTGCGCGAAGAGTTGCAAAAACTCTTGAAGGATTCCGAACGTCTTGATGAAATCTGA
- the lptG gene encoding LPS export ABC transporter permease LptG, whose translation MNRIDRYISGFFWSYLIGGLLVFVTLFVAVDAMSVMVSYPETAGGTLLRYYGYSVPEIVYRMIPVASLLASIMTLSTLQRGNELTALFSCGMSLFRIAAPMLVWIVLNCGLVFVMADQVLPGFAKQKNFVFYHEIRKNPGLYSIVKTDRIWYRSKDMIFNIKTLNEQAQRAQGLTLYFFNPNWDLLQMISADEVDMKGSQWLLHKGTVTLFSEDSSFPLSSTFNEKTILMGEDAKDLSSSANTSDILSLKELSEFIKRNKEAGLDTLRYEVDYYSKYGFAFSAFVMSLLGIPFAVGKARSGGIMLNVGICLGLVALYWTAYSAALTLGNYGQIPPVAAAWTPNLLSLGLAFFLFRRLKR comes from the coding sequence GTGAACCGCATTGACCGTTATATCTCAGGATTTTTCTGGAGTTACCTGATCGGGGGGCTCCTCGTTTTCGTCACACTTTTCGTCGCCGTGGATGCGATGTCGGTCATGGTTTCCTACCCCGAAACGGCGGGCGGCACGCTCCTTCGGTATTATGGCTATTCGGTGCCCGAGATCGTTTACCGGATGATTCCCGTGGCCTCGCTGCTCGCGTCGATCATGACACTGTCGACCCTGCAGCGCGGGAACGAGCTGACGGCCCTGTTCAGTTGCGGCATGAGTCTGTTCCGCATCGCGGCCCCCATGCTGGTGTGGATCGTGTTGAATTGCGGGCTCGTCTTCGTGATGGCCGACCAGGTCCTTCCCGGTTTCGCGAAGCAGAAGAACTTCGTTTTTTACCACGAGATCCGCAAGAACCCGGGCCTCTATTCGATCGTGAAGACGGACCGGATCTGGTACCGCTCGAAAGACATGATCTTCAACATCAAGACCCTGAACGAACAGGCCCAACGCGCGCAGGGGCTGACGCTTTACTTCTTCAATCCGAACTGGGATCTGCTCCAGATGATCAGCGCGGACGAGGTCGACATGAAGGGCAGCCAGTGGCTTTTGCACAAAGGCACGGTGACGCTGTTTTCGGAAGACTCGAGTTTTCCGCTGTCGAGCACGTTCAATGAGAAAACGATTTTGATGGGCGAGGACGCGAAGGACCTGAGCTCTTCGGCGAATACCTCGGACATCCTCTCGCTGAAGGAGCTGTCCGAGTTCATCAAACGCAATAAAGAGGCGGGGCTCGATACCCTTCGGTACGAGGTCGACTATTATTCGAAATACGGCTTCGCCTTTTCGGCCTTCGTCATGTCGCTTTTGGGCATTCCGTTCGCGGTGGGGAAAGCCCGTTCGGGCGGCATCATGCTGAATGTCGGGATTTGTTTGGGATTGGTGGCGCTTTATTGGACCGCGTACTCGGCGGCGCTAACGCTGGGCAATTACGGGCAAATTCCGCCCGTTGCGGCGGCCTGGACCCCGAATCTGCTCAGCCTCGGATTGGCGTTTTTTCTGTTCCGCAGACTCAAACGCTAA
- a CDS encoding biotin synthetase → MSFSVFVATQNWAHTSQIAAHSQPSVTSTNDWAKESAFRAGQADFEVFIADHQSAGRGRGANIWQDAAPGDLLLSSWSFQLSAPPQPVLAPALGLSLFRAMVTTWPDLPFSLKAPNDLYLGDKKLAGILLENVQQGDKTRLIFGLGLNVFNKPDLPTATCLAEGLSLDRVNELGWNLFLDRLWLELVSALRETKATLSPNQCASLRYALNRNPNLTAPYDAVTPEGSLIVAGGEKIDWSTL, encoded by the coding sequence GTGAGTTTCTCGGTCTTCGTCGCGACCCAGAACTGGGCCCACACCTCGCAGATCGCGGCGCACAGCCAACCTTCGGTCACGAGCACGAACGATTGGGCGAAAGAGTCCGCGTTTCGCGCCGGTCAAGCGGACTTCGAGGTCTTCATCGCCGATCACCAAAGTGCGGGCCGCGGCCGCGGCGCGAACATCTGGCAAGATGCGGCTCCGGGCGATCTTTTGCTGTCGAGCTGGAGCTTTCAGCTGTCGGCGCCGCCGCAACCCGTGCTGGCTCCCGCCTTGGGACTTTCGCTGTTTCGCGCGATGGTGACCACCTGGCCCGATCTGCCGTTTTCGCTCAAAGCCCCGAACGATCTTTACCTCGGCGACAAAAAACTCGCGGGCATCCTGCTCGAAAACGTCCAGCAGGGCGACAAGACCCGTTTGATTTTCGGCTTGGGTCTGAACGTCTTCAACAAGCCCGATCTACCCACGGCGACCTGCTTGGCCGAGGGATTGAGTCTCGACCGGGTGAACGAGCTGGGTTGGAATTTGTTCTTGGACCGCCTGTGGCTCGAGCTCGTTTCCGCGCTCCGTGAAACCAAGGCGACCTTAAGCCCGAACCAGTGCGCGTCTTTGCGTTACGCGCTCAACCGCAATCCGAATTTGACCGCTCCCTACGATGCTGTTACCCCCGAGGGCAGCCTGATCGTCGCCGGTGGCGAAAAGATCGACTGGTCGACGCTTTAG
- the hutH gene encoding histidine ammonia-lyase yields the protein MKSWVDIAGEGVTVENIKAWSQGGTQFRLAPAAREKVLASRAMISEKIRTGEAIYGVNTGFGAFSSVRISDAEIEELQRNLIRSHSAGIGEPFTPEQTRAIMILRANTLARGHSGVRPEVIDKILEFLNADCLPVIPGQGSVGASGDLAPLSHLALGLMGEGPAWNGSAQAPMKKVLSEKSLQPLVLQFKEGLSLINGCQVMTAVGMLALYDARDLAWLADAAGAQSLEGLLGSRNAFDPLISAARPHTGEIRTAKNLRTLLSETSEIAESHRDCNRVQDAYSLRCMPAVHGAVKDGLRHTWSVLETEANSSTDNPLVFTEGEKILSCGNFHGMPVAFSLDYAAIVLSAMASISEQRISKLINPAMSGLPAFLAPNGGLNSGHMIVQVAAASLVSENKVLAHPASVDSIPTSADKEDHVSMGTIAARKLVRVIDNVRNVIAMELLSGSQAVDLVRPLKSSKAVEALHTAIRKKVPFAPTDRIFADDVTAIREMIQSRELIAAVESAVGPLEF from the coding sequence ATGAAATCGTGGGTAGACATTGCCGGAGAAGGCGTCACGGTCGAAAACATCAAAGCCTGGTCGCAAGGCGGAACGCAGTTCCGTTTGGCCCCCGCCGCCCGCGAAAAAGTCCTCGCGTCGCGCGCGATGATCTCGGAAAAGATCCGTACCGGCGAAGCCATCTACGGCGTCAACACGGGCTTCGGCGCCTTCAGCTCGGTCCGCATCAGTGACGCCGAGATCGAAGAGCTTCAGCGCAATCTGATCCGCAGTCACTCGGCCGGCATCGGCGAACCCTTCACGCCCGAGCAGACCCGCGCGATCATGATCCTGCGGGCGAACACTCTGGCACGCGGTCACAGCGGCGTGCGCCCCGAAGTCATCGACAAGATCCTGGAGTTTTTGAACGCGGACTGCTTGCCCGTGATCCCCGGCCAAGGTTCGGTGGGCGCGAGCGGCGATTTGGCTCCGCTTTCCCACTTGGCTTTGGGTTTGATGGGCGAGGGCCCCGCGTGGAACGGCTCTGCGCAGGCGCCGATGAAAAAGGTCTTGAGCGAAAAGTCGCTGCAGCCTTTGGTTTTGCAGTTCAAAGAAGGCCTGTCGCTGATCAACGGCTGTCAGGTGATGACCGCGGTGGGTATGCTGGCGCTTTACGATGCGCGCGACCTCGCCTGGCTGGCGGATGCCGCGGGCGCGCAGTCGCTGGAAGGACTGCTCGGTTCGCGCAATGCCTTTGATCCTTTGATCTCGGCCGCGCGCCCGCACACGGGGGAAATCCGCACGGCGAAAAACTTGCGTACGCTCCTGAGCGAAACCTCCGAGATCGCGGAAAGCCACCGCGATTGCAATCGCGTGCAGGACGCGTACTCGCTTCGCTGTATGCCCGCGGTGCACGGCGCGGTGAAGGACGGCCTTCGTCATACGTGGTCGGTACTTGAGACCGAAGCGAACTCTTCCACCGACAATCCGCTCGTCTTCACCGAAGGTGAGAAGATCCTGTCTTGCGGCAACTTCCACGGGATGCCCGTGGCTTTCTCGCTGGACTACGCGGCCATCGTGCTTTCCGCGATGGCGTCCATCAGCGAGCAGCGGATCTCGAAGCTCATCAATCCGGCGATGTCGGGTTTGCCGGCGTTCCTGGCGCCGAACGGTGGATTGAATTCGGGACACATGATCGTGCAGGTGGCGGCGGCGTCGCTGGTCAGCGAAAACAAAGTCCTGGCCCATCCGGCGAGCGTCGACAGCATTCCGACTTCGGCCGACAAGGAAGATCACGTGAGCATGGGGACGATCGCCGCGCGCAAACTCGTGCGCGTGATCGACAACGTCCGCAACGTCATCGCGATGGAGCTGCTTTCGGGTTCACAAGCGGTGGATTTGGTGCGTCCGCTGAAGAGCTCCAAAGCGGTCGAGGCGTTGCACACGGCGATCCGCAAAAAGGTGCCCTTCGCGCCCACGGACCGCATCTTCGCGGACGACGTGACCGCGATCCGCGAAATGATCCAAAGCCGCGAGCTGATCGCGGCCGTGGAGTCGGCGGTCGGTCCTCTGGAATTCTAA
- the nadC gene encoding carboxylating nicotinate-nucleotide diphosphorylase translates to MNIKDLIRAAVTEDMPAGDLTTDSLALSPRIGRARLIAKQDLSLSGSPAFEQSVHFLEPNAKIKWHFEEGDAILNRQIICTIHGDLVQILKAERVALNFLMHFTGIATLTREFVKRIDGTTTRILDTRKTTPGYRGLEKKAVVHGGGMNHRLNLSHAILVKDNHIAVMGGIRAAVERIREHSNAPIEVEASTLEDVQEAVELKVARILLDNMDNDLLAQALKIIPASIETEASGNMTLDRVGSVAKLGVQFISVGALTHSAPSADMSLLFDWDSAVRDSAERGRP, encoded by the coding sequence TTGAACATCAAAGATCTTATTCGCGCCGCCGTGACCGAAGACATGCCCGCGGGCGATTTGACGACCGATAGCCTCGCGCTGTCCCCCCGGATCGGACGCGCGCGCCTGATCGCCAAGCAAGATCTTTCCCTTTCGGGCTCTCCCGCATTCGAGCAGAGCGTGCACTTCCTCGAGCCCAACGCCAAAATCAAATGGCACTTCGAAGAGGGCGATGCCATCTTGAATCGCCAGATCATCTGCACGATCCACGGCGACCTCGTCCAGATCCTGAAGGCCGAGCGCGTGGCGCTGAACTTTCTGATGCACTTCACGGGCATCGCGACCCTGACCCGTGAATTCGTGAAAAGGATCGACGGCACAACGACGCGCATCCTCGACACGCGCAAAACCACGCCCGGCTACCGCGGCCTTGAGAAGAAGGCCGTCGTCCACGGCGGGGGCATGAATCACCGCTTGAATCTGAGCCACGCGATCCTCGTGAAGGACAACCACATCGCCGTCATGGGGGGCATCCGCGCCGCGGTTGAACGTATCCGTGAGCACTCGAATGCGCCCATCGAAGTTGAAGCCAGCACGCTGGAAGATGTCCAAGAGGCGGTGGAGTTGAAAGTCGCGCGCATCCTGCTCGACAACATGGACAACGATCTGCTCGCGCAGGCCTTGAAAATCATCCCGGCCTCGATCGAAACCGAAGCCAGCGGCAACATGACGCTCGATCGCGTCGGCTCGGTCGCGAAGCTCGGCGTGCAGTTCATTTCCGTCGGCGCTTTGACCCACTCCGCGCCCTCGGCGGACATGAGCCTCCTCTTCGACTGGGACTCAGCCGTCCGCGACTCGGCCGAGCGGGGCCGTCCGTGA
- a CDS encoding GyrI-like domain-containing protein, which produces MLRATFLGLFTGLIAFVIYVAYYTGYFKAVTLTEGPAGPFRLLGKEHVGPYHKIVPIIEEVEAFAKEKGLDCTRSFGLYLDDPKATEEIRLRSRGGCVLPAEASLDGVTLPEGVALTEYPAGDFVIAHFDGSPGIGPFKAYPAAMERIQEKRYAFEGWNVLEIYEVGGPKDVKTIYYFPLLGGLQALPE; this is translated from the coding sequence ATGTTGCGCGCCACCTTCCTGGGACTGTTCACGGGCCTGATCGCCTTCGTCATCTACGTCGCCTACTACACCGGTTACTTCAAAGCCGTGACGCTCACCGAAGGCCCGGCGGGTCCGTTCCGCCTGCTCGGCAAAGAGCACGTCGGCCCCTATCACAAAATCGTGCCGATCATCGAAGAAGTCGAAGCCTTCGCCAAAGAGAAGGGCCTGGACTGCACGCGCAGCTTCGGTCTGTACCTCGACGATCCGAAAGCGACCGAAGAAATTCGCCTGCGCTCGCGCGGTGGCTGCGTCCTTCCCGCAGAGGCGTCCCTCGACGGCGTGACCCTACCCGAAGGCGTGGCGCTGACCGAGTACCCGGCGGGCGATTTCGTGATCGCGCACTTCGACGGCTCCCCCGGCATCGGCCCGTTCAAGGCGTACCCGGCGGCCATGGAGCGCATTCAGGAAAAACGCTACGCCTTCGAAGGCTGGAACGTCCTCGAAATCTACGAGGTCGGCGGCCCCAAGGACGTCAAGACCATCTACTACTTCCCGCTGCTGGGCGGCCTACAGGCTTTGCCGGAGTAA
- the fmt gene encoding methionyl-tRNA formyltransferase — protein sequence MSRVRVCFLGTPEIAVTCLKAMLNDDHFEIVGVVTQPDRPAGRKLMLTPSPVKSLALAHDLRVISPDNINQDVILQEIESWSAEIAVVVAFGQILSTKFLELFRFGAVNVHASILPRWRGAAPIQRSLEAGETETGVALQKVVKKLDAGDLLGIRRLKVTDEMSAQDVYDQMGVLGADLLHIELMDFIRGNLAGIPQNHELATYAKKIDNLEARQDWTSPARLIFNRSRAFVFGPGIWVPFRDKKLKLHRVKPLAENFNVPAGHVAVVDREQLIIQTSDGALSLLEVQPESRNRMPISEFLKSANLSEGDLFA from the coding sequence ATGAGCCGCGTACGCGTTTGTTTCCTCGGCACTCCAGAGATCGCGGTCACCTGTCTGAAGGCGATGCTGAACGACGATCACTTCGAGATCGTGGGCGTCGTGACCCAACCCGACCGTCCCGCCGGGCGCAAACTGATGCTGACACCTTCGCCGGTGAAAAGCCTGGCGCTGGCGCACGACCTGCGCGTGATTTCACCCGACAATATCAATCAAGACGTGATCCTTCAGGAGATCGAAAGCTGGAGCGCCGAGATCGCGGTCGTCGTGGCCTTCGGGCAAATCCTGTCGACGAAGTTTTTAGAGCTTTTCCGTTTCGGCGCGGTCAACGTCCACGCCTCGATTCTGCCGCGCTGGCGCGGGGCCGCGCCCATTCAGCGCAGCCTCGAAGCCGGGGAAACCGAAACGGGCGTAGCCCTTCAGAAAGTCGTGAAGAAGCTGGATGCGGGGGATCTGCTCGGTATCCGTCGCCTGAAGGTGACCGACGAGATGAGCGCGCAGGACGTCTACGATCAGATGGGAGTTTTGGGCGCGGATCTGCTGCATATTGAACTCATGGACTTCATCCGCGGGAATCTCGCGGGAATTCCGCAGAATCACGAGCTCGCGACCTACGCGAAAAAAATCGACAACCTCGAGGCTCGTCAGGATTGGACGTCGCCCGCGCGTTTGATTTTCAATCGCAGCCGGGCCTTCGTATTCGGTCCCGGGATCTGGGTGCCTTTCCGCGACAAGAAACTCAAACTTCATCGCGTAAAACCGCTCGCGGAAAATTTCAACGTTCCGGCGGGCCATGTCGCGGTCGTCGATCGCGAGCAGCTCATCATCCAGACGAGCGACGGCGCGCTGTCGCTTTTGGAAGTTCAGCCCGAATCCCGTAACCGTATGCCGATTTCGGAATTTCTGAAGTCCGCGAATCTGAGTGAAGGAGACCTCTTTGCCTGA